Genomic segment of Nostoc sp. TCL240-02:
ACGTTGTTACGTTGGCCTTTGGGTGAATTGAGTCAACGACAACGGGATTATCTGCAAACAATCCACGATAGTGGAGAACATTTATTAGAAATGATTAATGACATCCTCGATTTATCGCAAATCGAGGCTGGTAAGACAGCTTTAAATATTTCGGAATTTTCTTTAGTGAATGTTGCAGAAAAGGCTTTAGAGTCACTGCGAAAAAAAGCAACAAGCGAACAAATTAATCTCAACCTTGATTTGCAAATCGATCCCAGGCGCGATCGCTTTACCGCCGATGCCGAACGAGTAGCACAAATTCTCTCGAATTTGTTAACTAATGCAATTAAATTCACTCCTGAAAGTGGTAACGTTACCTTGCGCCTTTGGGTGGAGGATGATACCGCTATTTTTCAAGTGGAAGATACCGGGATTGGGATACGCGAAGAACAGTTACCATTACTCTTTGAAAAATTTCAGCAACTCGATACACCCTATCGCCGCCGCTACGAAGGCACTGGACTTGGATTAGCTTTAACTAAACAGCTTGTAGAACTCCATCGGGGTCGAATTGAAGTAGAATCAACTATCAGTATTGGCTCAATTTTTACTGTATGGATACCAACTCAGGCAATGAGAGTGCTGAGTTAGGAATTAAGCAAGAGACGCGATAAATCGCCGTCTTTACAATAATCAGTATTTGTAGAGACGGCGATTTATCGCGTCTTTTTTATAATTTATTTCTTCAATTTGATCCTAGGCTAAGGAGCATTTTTTCAAAAATTCTCAATACAGGCTCCTCTCCATTGTCTCTAGTGAAAATAGTATAATTTGGATGAGAATTGATTTCAATTAACCAATATTGGTTATCTCGATCTAAGACTATATCTAAACCACCATAATCAATGTCTAATTCTTCAAAAATTGGTTTAGCAAAATTAGCAATCTCTGACAAAATTTGCGGGTCATTGATATACTTTGCTTTCGCACCATCCCAGTGAAGAGGGCTGAGGTTGCCTACAAATTTTGCATTAGTTATATCTTTTTCATATAGTAGAACTAACTCTTTATTTAGAAAAACGGCTCTATACTCAGATTTTATGTCAATGAACTCTTGAGCGATCGCAACGTAATCATACTTTTTATTATTAATATTAAAAATCTCTTTTAAAGCAGTTTCAACTTCATCTGTATTCCGACATAAAAAAACGTTATGTCCACTTGAGCCAGAATTCCGTTTAACAATTACAGGTGTTTCAAAGGTTTTTTTTATTTCTAATATAATATCTTCAAAACTTGGAAATTTTAAGTAAATCTTATATTGGAGGTCACAAAAAGGTGAAAGAAAACCTACTGTCCGAGGGAGTTTAACTTTGTTCTTTAAAATATGGTAAGTATATTCCTTATCTTTGATAATTTGGGCTACGGCTTGATTTATTATTGGAGTACTATAATTACAAAAAAAATGTTGTTTATTATTCAGTTTTACTTTTACTAAGTTTTCAGCCGGATGAATAATTTCATAGCCGATATTTAAATTTTCACAAGCTTTGAGCAATAGCGAAAGGTTATCTAACATAAATACTTGAAGTTAAACATCAAAATTACGAATTACGTTAGCGTAGCGGGGTTTCGCTTTTAGCGTCTCGCAAAGAAGCCAATTACGAATTACGAATTACGAATTACGAATTATTTTAGCTTGTTGTTTGCCGTTTAAAAATTACCATTTCAGTACCGACAACTGGGTTACGCGCTATCAGCTTATCTTGGGAGTCGATAATTTCTAAATGGGTAAAATCAAGTTCTTGAGAACGTTGTAATATCTCCGCAGCTAGTTTGTCCTGCTGAGATTCTTTGAGAGTGTACCAATCGTCACTAATTTTGACAATCAAGTTACTCGTGCGGAAGTTGGCTTGAATTGACTTTATCAGACCAGAGGCAATGCGATCGCTAATTTCGGCTACCTGATTTTCAATAGCCGCAATCAAGGCTTGTTCTGGTGTTAATTCTATAGCTGGTGTCGGCGTTAGCGTTGGGGTGGGAATTGGTTCAGGTTCAGGTTCTGGCGGTGTAATTTCCTCTGGTGGCTGTGGCGGCTGCGGTTCTGGTACAACTGACTCCGGTGGAGTAGTTATCGTTGGTGTCGGTGCAGGAACCTCTTCAACTGGAGGAACTGTTGCTATTTCAGTAGGTTTACCAGTAAAGACAGTTGTAGTTGTCCAAACGAGAATTACAGCAATTCCAGTCACAATTCCCGTCAAAGCTGTATCTGATAACTTTGTTGATAAATTTGATGGCAAAAACAAGCGGATTGTCCTTAACAGTCCACCCCATCGCAACTGAAGCTGTTGTAAAAAGCCGGGTGTTTCCTCAGTACCTGGTGGGGATGCTGTCTCCAGTTTGTCCACCGTTGTTTCTAAAACCCCAATCGTCCCTCGAAGAAGTTGGATAATTTTAGCCTTCCAAAATGGCTGAACTCTCTGGTAAGGTTTTTGGGGAGGTTGATTTACCTGCTCATCCGTCGGTTTTGACTGATTGTCTTGTGACATGGAACTTTCACCAAAAGCAGCGAATCAAAGACAAACAACGTACATTATTACTGGTGCTGCCTTCTTTTGCCTTAATGTATCACTTCATTGCTCATTGTTTCCGCTAAACTGACTATTTATTAAATTTGGTGAATTATGAACCTGAAACGCCGTCAATTTTTATTTTTAAGTAGCTTCAGTGCCATTGGTACAGGATTTTTAGCCTGGATGTTAACTAATCAAAATCATCAAAGTGCTGATATTACCGATTCAACAACAGCTATAGCCGCCAACCCAGTCAAAAAAGACTTGTTATTACGTTTTGTGTCTGTGGCTGATACAGGAACTGGGGCTAGAGGACAGTATGCTGTGGCTAGGGCAATGAATGCCTATCACAAACAAAATCCTTATGATTTAGTCGTTTTAGCTGGAGACAACATTTACAATAACGGCGAAATTGAGAAAATAGGCGAAGTTTTTGAGCGTCCTTATCAACCTTTACTGAAGCAAGGTGTGAAATTTCAGGCTTGTTTAGGTAATCACGATATTCGTACCGCCAATGGCGATCGACAAGTCAAGTATGCTGGCTTTAATATGAAGGGACGTTACTATACATTTCGCCGGGGAACTGTACAATTTTTTGCTTTAGATACTAATAGTAATGCTGATTGGAAAAACCAGCTACCTTGGTTAGAAAAAGAATTAAGTCTTAGTAATGCTCCTTGGAAAGTGGTATTTGGTCATCATCCGATTTATTCATCGGGTCAGTATGGGAATAATCCAGATTTTATTAGAACTTTCACTCCCCTATTTAAAAAATACGGCGTTCAACTTTACATCAATGGTCACGAACATAATTATGAACGCACTCGTGCTATTGATGGGACAACTTACTTAATTTGTGGTGCAGGTGCTGGCAACCGTCCTGTAGGGCGTTCTGAGTGGACTGGGTATTCTACTAGTGACTTAAGTTTTGCCTCTTATGAGGTGTATAAAGATAGAATAGAAATAAGTGCGATCGCTACTAATAATCGCGTTTTTGATCAAGGGATTATTCAATTAAAATCAGCTTAGTTATATGACTCAGCAAGAACTTCCTTATGCACTCAACAATATTTTAGAATCGTATCAAGCACCAGATACTCTATTTTCTGAACTGTTGGCAGCAGTAGGGAATTTTTTACAATCTGATAGATGTTTTCTATGCCTACATAATCCACAGAATAACTTTATTAGAGTTGCCTTTTGTTGGATTCGCACTCCAGATATACCTACCGTCTACAATGAAGACTGGGCAGCGCTGCCCCCATCTTTAGCAGATGAAGATCCGATGTTTGCGGCTGCGTTACGTGCCGAACCTTCAATCTTTGTCGAAGATGTAGAAACTGCTGACCCTCAAGTCTTAAATCGGGAATTTGAACAGAAAAATTTCGGACATAGCGCCCTGATTCATGCTCATATCCGCCAGGATGGGCAACTATGGGGAATTTTACAACCCTGCATTTTTGGTCATCCCAGAATTTGAACTGAATATGAACGAGGAGTGATTAATAATCTTGTCGAGAAAATCACACCTTTTGCAGTTGATTATATCAAGTCTGCTTTTGATTAGCTGTAGTAAATTACATTCAGCGTTGTTAAAACTATGAAAGTCAAGCGCTTGACAATGCAATCCTTCCGTGGAATCGGCGATTTGACGCTAGAGTTTGATCAAATGGAACCAACGGTTCTTATTGGTATTAATGGCGTGGGAAAATCGAGTATTCTTGACTGTCTTGCTATTCTTCTAACACAGTTTACTGGACAGATTCAAGACTCACTCGAATCTTTACGTTTCTTTATTACACAAGATGTTACAAACAGACGTGATAGAACATACAATGAAATTACTGTATTTATAGAATTACAAGAATTAACTTGGTCAATGACTGAATATAAAAGTGCAAAAAATAATGATGGTAAGTACATTGATTTACAAGCTCATATTAAAAGTATTTCCGATTTAAAAAAAGAAATAAAAACGAAGCTAAAAAATTATAAAGGTATTCAAGTTGACACTATTCTGATGCAAAGTGAAAATATGCATATAGAGATAGCAAATGCGATACGTAGCGGATTAAAAGAAGATTTAAAAATAGCTATTGAAAACTTAAACAATCAGTTAGCAACTATTGCTGATACTAATGTTCCTTTAGCAGTTTATTACCCCGTTAATCGTGCTGTTATTGATATGCCTCTAGAAATTTCAGAGATATCTTCTTTTAAACAAGTAGATGCTTATGAGCAGGCACTCACAGGAGGAAGAATAGACTTTAAAACATTTTTTGAATGGTTTAGAAATCGAGAAGACTTAGAGAATGAAAGACGAAGGGATAACCCTGATTATAGAGACAAACAATTAGAAGCAGTAAGACAAGCTATCTCTTCATTGATACCAGAATTCTTAAACTTGCGAGTTGAGCGTTCACCCCTACGAATGACTGTCAGAAAAAAAGGTGAGGAACTTATAGTCAATCAACTATCTGATGGGGAGAAATGCTTGTTGGCAATGGTGGGTGATTTAGCAAGACGATTAGCGATCGCTAACCCAGGTTTAACAGAACCACTCGAAGGTGAGGGTGTTGTTTTAATTGATGAAATTGAACTCCACCTACACCCTAAATGGCAACGAGAAATTATTCCGGCGTTGACGAGAACATTCCCTAATTGCCAATTTATCGTCACCACACATTCGCCTCAAGTAATTAGCCAAGTCAAGCCAGAAGGAATTTATATTCTAGAAAAAACAGACGAAGGTGTTGTTGCTAAAAGACCAGAAAGTTCCTTTGGGAGAGATAGTAATCGGATCTTAGAAGACCTCATGGGTGTTCCGGCACGTCCACAAGAAATTAAAGATCGTTTACATGAGTTATTTAGACTAATTGATGAAGGTAATCTTGATGGTGCTAGGCAATTATCTCAAGAAATTGCTGATATTATTGGACAAGATGAACCAGAATTAGTAAAAGCAAGTGTATCTATTCGACGCAAAGAGATTTTGAAGCGGTGAAATATATCAAAAAAAGTGAGGAACCAGAAAGTTTTACCGTTTGGAAAAATCTAGCAAATGAGGATTGGCAACCGAGTTGGGACGACTTCAGGAAACCACAAAAAACCGATGTACATGATTCATTATTGCAAGAACAAGGTTTTATCTGTTGCTATTGTGGAAGACGTATTACCAAAGAAATTAGTCATATTGAACATCTAAAACCTAGATATCCTAATACTGAACTAGCGTTAGAATACACAAATATGCTGGCTTCATGTCAAAGAGAAAGAGAGCGTAAAGAACCTCTGCACTGTGGAAGCAAGAAAGATCATTGGTACGATGAGAATTTGATGGTTTCACCCATAAATACAAATTGTGAGGAGTTTTTCAAGTACACTGATGACGGTCAGATTTTGGCGACAAATAATTCAAAAAAGCAATTAGCTGCTGAAACAACAATTGATAAACTCGCACTCAATATTGACAAGCTGAAAAATTTACGTGCAAAATCTATTGAGCCAATCTTGGAAATTATTAATACGATTACAGAGGAAGAGAGGCAAGACTTAATTCTAGGCTTCAGTGAAACTGATTCTAAAGGATATTACGAAGAGTTTTGCGCTGCGATTATCTATTTACTAAAAAATTAGTCTTAATGGCGTAGCCCGTTGTAGACATCACATGATACTAAATAACATTAGCTTAATACTCACTGTAAAACTATATGATTCTTGAGGCAGTTATGCTTCTTGTTAAACCTGGTCTAAAATCCGATTTTGAAGCTACTTTCAAAGAAGCTTCTAAAATTATTTCCTCAATGGACGGATATTTATCTCATGAATTACATAAATGTATAGAGATTCAAGGTAAATACTTATTACTTGTCAGATGGGAAACTTTAGAATCTCATACTGTAGGATTTAGAAGTTCTACTGAGTATCAAGAATGGAAAAAACTTCTGCATAATTTTTATGAACCATTTCCCACTGTTGAACACTTTGAAGAAATTGAAATATGAAAAACAAGATCCCCGATTTATTTGAAAAGTTGGGGATCTGTGGCTTCGTTTTCAAATTTTTTGCAACTGTGCTACTCTTGGGTCAACAATTTTTTGTCCTAAGCTGGCAAATTTAATTGCTACAGACATTTTATTACCTGTTCCGAAGACATGAGTGATTTCACCAAGCCCAAAGGTTTTGTGTAATACTCTATCGCCTACTTGCCAATTCTGGGTTGCATCTTGTTTTTCACTAGGAGCAGAGGCACTTTTGGTATAACTTTGACGACTTGCGCGTTTGGTAGATAACAATTCTTCTGGTAATTCGTCGAGAAATTGCGATCGCATCGCAGGTTCTCGTGAACCATACAAACGGCGTTCCCGCGCGTGTGATAAATATAACCTTTCCTGAGCGCGAGTAATCCCCACATAACACAGGCGGCGTTCTTCTTCCAAAGATGCGGGATCACTTAGTGATCGGTAGCCGGGAAATAGCCCTTGTTCTAATCCCACTAAAAATACTACGGGAAATTCCAAACCTTTGGAAGCGTGCAAAGTCATCAAAGAAACGGCTGTCTGTCCTTCTTTTAAGTTATCCAAATCGGAACTGAGGGCAGCACTACTCAAAAAATCTCGCAGGGAAATTTCTTCGTTCTCTTCTTGAAATTGCAGTGCAGCGTTATAAAGTTCCTGAACGTTTTGTACCCGATCTGTGGCTTCATCTGTGCCTTGATTCATCAAATCTTGAACGTAACCAGAATCTTCTAATATTCCTTGTAAAACCTCTGTCACCGGAAGCGTGGCGACTTGTCCTTGCCAACGGCTAATTATTGCGGCAAAGTTATTTACAGCTTTTGTCGCCCGTCCAGCTAATGTGTTAACTGATGTTTCATCGCTGAGTATTTCCCACAGAGTCGTCCCTAATTGCTGAGATGCGTTCATCAAAGCATCAATAGTGGTTTTGCCAATCCCCCGCCGGGGAGTATTAATAACTCGTAATAAACTGACTGTATCAGCTGGATTATTTATCGCTCTTAAATAAGCAACAACATCTTTAATTTCTTTGCGATCGTAAAACCTCATTCCCCCCACAACTGTGTAAGGAATTTGATATTTAACTAACAATTCTTCAAAGGGACGAGATTGAGCATTCGTCCGATAAAGTATAGCAAAACTACCCCAGTTTAACTCTGGGTTTTGCTGTTCTAAAGTGCTAATTTGATTAATTACAAATGCCGCTTCTGCAAGTTCTTCATCGGCTTTGTGACAAGTAATCTGCTCACCCGTCCCCCGCGTCGCTTTTAGGACTTTATCAATCCGTTGGGTGTTATTTTCAATTAGTTCATTAGCTGCTTGCAGAATGTTTTCACAAGAACGATAGTTTTCTTCTAGCTTAACCATCGTTCGGGTGTCATCATCTACCAAACCATCGCCAAAGTCTTCCTGAAATCCTAGCAAGATGGTGAAATCTGCCATCCGAAAGCTGTAAATTGATTGGTCTGCATCACCGACAACAAAAACTGAACGATTTTCCCATTGCCATTCGCTCTTTTTCGTTTCGCCATTAGTAACTAATAAATTAATCAGTTGATACTGAGTGCGGTTAGTATCCTGATATTCATCTACAAGAATATGACGAAATTTGCGATGCCAATAACCTAATACCTGCTCGTTTTGTTGAAATAATCTAGTAGGTACAAGAATAAGATCGTCAAAGTCGAGAGCGTTATTTTGTGCTAACTTATCTTGATAGAAATTGTAAACTTGGGCGATTACCCGTCCGCGATAATTTGGTTGGTCTTGCTCAAATTCTTGGGGCGATAAACCTTGGTTTTTAGCGTTACTAATAGCGTAGCGAACTGAGCGGGCATCAAACTTCTTATCGTCTAAGTTTAGCTCTTTATTAACGATTTCTTTGATTAGACTGATTACATCTGATTCATCAAAGATAGAGAAATTGCGATTCCACTTGCGTCCTTTTTCGTCTACGTATTTTTCAATATCAAAGCGGAGAATGCGAGAAAAGAGACTATGGAAAGTGCCACACCACAAATCTTTGATCGTATTTTTGTAAACTTGCGATCGCAATTGCGTTTGTTGATATTCTGTCAACAAATCCAACCTCTGTCCGTGTTGTTTCATCGCCAGTTGTTCCGCAAACAGCCGTTGAATCCGTTCTTTCATTTCCCGCGCGGCTTTGTTAGTAAAAGTAACCGCCAGGATATTTTCTGGATCAACACGGTGTTTCAGAATTAGATTCGCAATACGATAAGTCAGCGCTCGTGTTTTACCGGAACCTGCGCCAGCAACAACTAGCAACGGGCCGCAGTAGTGTTCGACAGCTTGACGTTGACTAGGGTTAAGGTGACTGAGAAAGTCGATGGTTGTTGTCATGGATGTGAAAAAGCGATCGCCTGGTGTCACATCAATAGAGAGTCGCTATTGCCCAGGTTACAATATCCTAACGAAACTTGGTCAATAAAGATTGAGTGGCAATCTTCTTAACCAGAATGGTACTCTATCATGATTTATTAGAAGCAAGAAAAAGCTATGCTGTCAGTCAGAGGCAGATTCCAAAACGGTGTAGTTCATCCTAACGAACCTATTGGGGGGATTGCTCAAGCCCATACATCTGACTGTCATTTTGAGCAAGCAGGATTTACAAAACTGTTGTAAATCAAAAAATACTGGGATTTAACCAAGGTTTGTGCAGGCGCAATTCATAAATTGCCCCTACAATACGTTAATTTTTTCTACGCTAAATACGTTGATTGCAAGTTCTCCCTACACTTTCTGTCGTAAGATCAGCGACGGGGAATCCAACATCAAATGTTGGGCAAACTCTCACTTTTTCTGTTCTCAGCGCTGTTTAACACCTAACTAATAAGTATTGTTACTAAAAGGACGATCGCTCCTTGAGTACCCAATTGACATGGGGTAGCGATACACAATACATCACGATTCAACCGTTAAGTTTTTAAAGATGAAAAATTTCTTTAATTTCAGGTTTAACCAATACAAGGAGGGGTGGATATGGATCTCAGCTTAATTGTATCCAACATTTTGAATCCGCCAATCCTATTTTTCTTTCTAGGCATGACTGCTGTTTTTGTCAAGTCCGATCTAGAAATTCCTGCACCAGTACCCAAACTCTTTTCGTTGTATCTGCTGATGGCGATTGGTTTTAAAGGGGGAGTAGAACTAATCAAAAGCGGTGTAACTCAGGAAGTAATTCTAACACTGGCGGCAGCGATGATGATGGCTTGTGTTGTTCCAATTTACACCTTTTTTATTCTGAAGTGGAAATTGGATACTTACGATGCGGCTGCGATCGCAGCAACCTACGGTTCTATCAGTGCCGTCACCTTCATCACAGCTAGTGCTTTTTTAACTGAGCTTGGCATTACTTTTGATGGTTACATGGTGGCAGCCCTTGCCTTGATGGAATCTCCAGCGATTATAGTTGGTTTAATTTTGGTGAATATATTCACCGCCGATGGAAAGCGAGAGTTTTCGTGGCCGGAAGTTTTGCAAGAAGCATTTCTTAATAGTTCGGTATTTCTATTAGTCGGTAGTCTATTAATAGGTGTCTTGACAGGAGAACGCGGTTGGCACGCATTAGAACCCTTTACTCAAGGGTTATTTTATGGCGTTCTCACCTTCTTTTTACTGGACATGGGATTGGTGGCTGCTAGAAGAATTAAAGACTTGCAAAAAACCGGAGTTTTCTTAGTTTTATTTGCCATACTAATCCCAATACTTAATGCAGGCATTGGGTTAGCGATCGCCAAATTCATCGGTATGCCTCGCGGAGATTCGCTTTTATTTGCTGTATTGTGTGCCAGTGCTTCTTACATCGCTGTCCCGGCGGCTATGCGGATGACTGTTCCTGAAGCAAATCCCAGCCTGTATGTTTCTACCGCTATAGCAGTGACATTCCCGTTCAATATTATTGTGGGAATTCCGTTATATCTCTACGGAATTAACCTATTTTGGAGATAATAATATGCACGTAGTTAAAAAGATAGAAATTATTGCCAATTCCTTTGAACTTGCCAAAATTTTAGATAATTTAGACAAGTCGGGTGTACATAACCATGCCGTAATCCGAAATGTTGCTGGCAAAGGATTACGAGGAACGACAGAAGATTTAGACATGACCATGCTTGATAATGTTTACATCCTCGCGTTTTGTATGCCAGAAGAACTCAAGCGTGTTGTAGAAAATCTCAAACCACTTCTCAATAAATTCGGAGGTACTTGCTACGTTTCGGATGTGATGGAAATTCGCTCTGTCAGATGTGTTGCGTCAATGTAAAAAATTATAAATTCAATGAAGCATTTTATAGAACGTCGTGACTTTTTGAAGTTGGGAATCACAGGGGCATTTGGAATGGCATTAACTGCCAGTGATTTTCTCTGGCGGGTGGAACAGGCTAAAGCTGACGAAACGCCTCCAAACCTCCCTGAATCTCTAAACCCCGATGCCGCATTGCAAAAGCTGATGGAAGGAAATCAGCGATTTGTTGAGCATCAACCCCAATACCCCGATCAATCAGCACTGCGGTTGCAGGAAGTTGCCCAAGCTCAACATCCATTTGCAACTATTCTTAGTTGTGCTGATTCACGAGTACCCGCAGAAATTGTTTTCGATCAGGGCATTGGAGACATCTTTGATGTTCGGATTGCTGGAAATATTGCCACACATGAAGCGATCGGCAGTATTGAATATGCCGTTGTCTTATTAGGTTCTCCACTGCTGATGGTGATGGGACATGAACGTTGTGGCGCTGTAACCGCAGCTGTAAAAAAGGAATCGTTACCTGGTGATATTAGTACTTTTGTCAAGGCAATTAAGCCAGCCCTGAAAAAGGTCAAGGATCTGCCAGGTGACGCGGTTGACAATGCTGTGGTGGCAAATGTGCAATATCAAATTGAACGGTTGCAGAAATCAAAGCTTTTAAGTGAGCAGGTGCGATCGGGCAAATTGAAAATTGTCGGGGGTCGTTACGACTTGGATACAGGGAGGGTAACTATTCTTACTTAGTTCGGCAGATGAGGGGGCAAGGGGGCAAGGGGGACAAGGGGGAATTATTGAATAAGTCTCTCCCTTGTCTCCCCTCTCTCCCTGGTCTCCCCCCTCTCCCTTGTCTCCCCCCTCTTTCTTGTCTACCTTGTCTCTTCTTCATGCCCAATCCCTAATCCCCAATCCCCAATCCCTAATCCCTAATCTCCAATCCCCAATCCCCAATCCCTTCAATCCTGTACAGTCATTGGCAGACGAATAGTAAAAGTAGAACCAAGTCCAGGCTGACTCTTAACAATAATCTCACCACCCATCATCTGACAAAAGTGGCGACTAATTGCTAACCCCAGTCCCGTACCTCCATACTTTTTCGTAGTCGAAGTATCTCCTTGTGTAAAAGGTTGAAATAACTGCTGCTGTTGACGGTTAGACATACCTATACCTGTGTCGGTAACGGTAAAAGTAATCATACCTAAAGGAGCATCCAGTCGTAATTCCTCCTTTTCTCTATTGACTGTCAGCGTCACCTTGCCATTTGTAGTGAACTTACTGGCGTTGCTTAGTAAATTTAACAACACCTGCCGCATCCTAGTTTGATCGGCGTACATAGTGCCAAGTTGCTCATCAAAATGCACTTCTAAAATATTGGCATTTTTTTCTATAGCTGGTTTGACTGTGAGAACGACGTTATTAATTAGCGTTACAATCTCAAATGTCTCTGGATAGAGAGTCATTTTCCCCGCTTCGATTTTTGACAAGTCGAGGATTTCGTTAATCAAGTGCAGTAGATGTTTACCAGCAGAGTTAATTGTTTCTAAATCGGTGATAAAGTCTGCCGATAAACCAAGATCGGTGGCATCGTCTTCTAAAAGTTGGCTCAAGCCAATGACAGCATTTAGTGGTGTACGTAATTCGTGGCTGACATTGGCCAAAAATACACTTTTTGCCTTGCTAGCAGCTTCTGCTAATTCTTTAGCTTGTTGTAGCTCTTTGGTTCGCTCAGATACTCGCTCAATCAGACGATTTAGAGATTTGGCGAGTAGGCCAATTTCATCTTCAGTGGTGACGGGCGCTCGCAAATCAAAATTATGTTTCCGCGCCACTTGTTCAGCTACTTGGGTGACGGTGATAACTGGTTCAGCGATCGCTCGACTGGTACGCCAAGCTACAATGGCTGCGATCGCCACCGAAACGAGCATACTGATAATTACGATAAATCGCTCAACTATTTTTGCCTGCTCAACGGCTTTTTGCC
This window contains:
- a CDS encoding carbonic anhydrase; this translates as MKHFIERRDFLKLGITGAFGMALTASDFLWRVEQAKADETPPNLPESLNPDAALQKLMEGNQRFVEHQPQYPDQSALRLQEVAQAQHPFATILSCADSRVPAEIVFDQGIGDIFDVRIAGNIATHEAIGSIEYAVVLLGSPLLMVMGHERCGAVTAAVKKESLPGDISTFVKAIKPALKKVKDLPGDAVDNAVVANVQYQIERLQKSKLLSEQVRSGKLKIVGGRYDLDTGRVTILT
- a CDS encoding ATP-binding protein, producing MPTQKPTLIDSSSEIKKVSAEEPSTDELPTIEFPSRGKLKASSWRIHQKIGYGYFVAIGIGFFGALTGLVIANYYRGREVRQFNQAYEQGQLLSNYRDAVVGAQLHSSNLVAVLENSQQLQTKKADFLKNVEKAQQLESKISGFIDSKPKRLAATSSTLQTLLLDYKNNLKAYVDQIEAVLQKIDSQPAQPQQISAARSQLLTIMRGETAMRLDQLSESLANILQTAEDQEQERQKAVEQAKIVERFIVIISMLVSVAIAAIVAWRTSRAIAEPVITVTQVAEQVARKHNFDLRAPVTTEDEIGLLAKSLNRLIERVSERTKELQQAKELAEAASKAKSVFLANVSHELRTPLNAVIGLSQLLEDDATDLGLSADFITDLETINSAGKHLLHLINEILDLSKIEAGKMTLYPETFEIVTLINNVVLTVKPAIEKNANILEVHFDEQLGTMYADQTRMRQVLLNLLSNASKFTTNGKVTLTVNREKEELRLDAPLGMITFTVTDTGIGMSNRQQQQLFQPFTQGDTSTTKKYGGTGLGLAISRHFCQMMGGEIIVKSQPGLGSTFTIRLPMTVQD